Proteins from a genomic interval of Rubinisphaera italica:
- a CDS encoding GH3 auxin-responsive promoter family protein, which yields MVSLTNNALVPPLSRMGIKLLNQQQWGAFRKQLEQASSQQKNWLLNRIRSCEKTRFGRDHNFAGIRDLETFRKQVPISEYDYFKPYIDEVAAGNPEALIPTHEKLMRFTITTGSSGTPKLNPVTTTWLKEYKKAWRIWGLKLFADHPSYLGKKMLQMAGTWEMGKTPGGYSISMISALLARNQSPLLRPFYAIPSDLNDIKDPIIRYYAALRLCMLDDMGWILLMNPGTLIRLAEVGDEFKEDLIKDFHDGTLTNRFEISKELREKLAPRIRKVNRAGASRLAKIVEQTGTLLPKDYWPNPVISCWLGGTAGFQSRYINDYFGNSPLRDMGLVSSEGRHTIPIEDGKPEGVPSIVSGFYEYLPVSESGSAQPEVVEGHELEVGADYYLLMTTSAGYYRFNIGDIVRCTGFVGEAPLLEFIQKGTQVGDLEGEKLTEHQIVEAAQATAQELNLELGLFTAVALRLERQHPRYDFMIEIDRVPNADQARKFLQILDEKLEGLNFLWKARRKEGVLANPQLLRLPAGTWEKYITEESARRGTGDYQYKHPALMLKQNWVEQFSPVDIINL from the coding sequence ATGGTCTCCTTAACGAACAATGCCCTTGTCCCACCGTTGTCGCGAATGGGAATCAAACTGCTCAACCAACAGCAGTGGGGTGCATTCCGAAAGCAACTCGAACAGGCAAGTTCTCAACAGAAAAACTGGTTGTTGAATCGGATCCGGAGTTGTGAAAAGACCCGCTTTGGTCGAGATCACAATTTTGCTGGGATTCGCGATCTGGAGACATTTCGCAAGCAGGTGCCAATCTCCGAGTACGATTACTTCAAACCATACATCGATGAAGTCGCAGCTGGAAATCCAGAAGCTCTGATCCCCACGCATGAAAAACTGATGCGATTCACGATTACGACTGGTTCGAGCGGGACACCCAAATTGAATCCCGTCACTACGACTTGGCTCAAAGAGTATAAAAAGGCCTGGCGAATCTGGGGATTGAAACTGTTTGCCGATCATCCTTCCTATTTAGGGAAAAAGATGCTGCAGATGGCAGGGACCTGGGAGATGGGTAAAACTCCTGGCGGTTACTCGATCAGTATGATCAGTGCATTGCTTGCCAGAAATCAGAGTCCACTACTGCGACCGTTTTATGCGATCCCCAGTGACCTGAACGATATCAAAGATCCGATCATTCGTTACTACGCGGCTTTGCGGCTTTGTATGCTCGATGATATGGGCTGGATACTGCTGATGAATCCCGGCACGTTAATTCGTCTGGCTGAAGTGGGAGATGAATTCAAAGAAGATCTCATCAAAGATTTTCACGATGGCACATTAACGAACCGATTTGAAATCTCTAAAGAATTGCGAGAGAAATTGGCTCCTCGAATTCGTAAAGTCAATCGAGCAGGTGCAAGTCGTCTGGCTAAGATTGTTGAACAGACCGGAACTCTGTTGCCGAAAGATTACTGGCCAAATCCAGTCATCAGTTGCTGGCTTGGCGGAACTGCCGGGTTCCAATCACGTTACATCAATGACTACTTTGGAAATTCTCCGCTGCGGGATATGGGGCTCGTTTCCAGTGAGGGACGTCACACGATTCCAATTGAAGATGGGAAGCCCGAAGGTGTGCCTTCGATTGTTTCAGGATTCTACGAATACCTGCCGGTCTCGGAATCAGGTTCTGCTCAGCCTGAAGTGGTTGAGGGACATGAGTTGGAAGTCGGAGCAGATTACTATCTGTTGATGACGACATCGGCGGGCTATTACCGTTTTAATATTGGCGATATCGTCCGCTGTACAGGTTTTGTCGGCGAGGCTCCTCTGCTGGAGTTTATTCAGAAGGGAACGCAGGTTGGCGATCTGGAAGGAGAAAAACTGACAGAGCATCAAATTGTCGAGGCTGCTCAGGCGACCGCTCAAGAACTCAATCTGGAACTCGGCTTATTTACAGCCGTCGCATTAAGACTCGAACGGCAACATCCCCGTTATGATTTCATGATCGAAATTGATCGAGTACCAAATGCGGACCAGGCTCGAAAATTTTTACAGATCCTCGATGAGAAACTAGAGGGCTTGAACTTCCTGTGGAAAGCCCGTCGAAAAGAAGGTGTGCTGGCAAATCCACAATTGTTGCGATTACCAGCTGGCACGTGGGAGAAATACATCACTGAAGAAAGTGCCCGCCGCGGCACGGGTGATTATCAGTACAAGCATCCCGCTTTGATGCTGAAGCAAAACTGGGTTGAGCAGTTTTCCCCGGTTGATATCATCAACCTGTGA
- a CDS encoding HAD-IIB family hydrolase — MTLCPHAILASDLDGTLIPLDGQPEQQRDLQHLGQSLKENRIPLIYVTGRHLQSVEKAQQEFRLPEPDWVICDVGSTICRRNATGKLEPLHEYAKHQHEIVKACPRTDVLQYASKIPGLREQEAFKQGPYKLSFYADETQLSDIEQNMLEILEDQEIPWSLICSVDPFNGDGLVDLLPQDISKAYALKWWADFAGYEDSQIVFAGDSGNDYAAFVSGFRAILVNNTNQKIVDQVAQEHHKLGYTNRMYHAKSSATSGVLEGCRAYQLFD; from the coding sequence ATGACATTATGTCCACATGCGATTCTGGCGTCCGATTTGGATGGAACATTAATCCCCCTCGATGGTCAACCAGAGCAACAACGAGATCTGCAGCACTTGGGGCAATCACTGAAAGAGAACCGCATTCCACTTATTTATGTAACGGGACGACATTTGCAATCAGTCGAGAAAGCTCAGCAGGAATTTCGACTGCCGGAACCTGACTGGGTGATTTGCGATGTCGGCAGCACAATCTGTCGACGCAACGCCACCGGCAAACTCGAACCGCTGCACGAGTACGCAAAGCATCAACACGAAATTGTCAAAGCCTGTCCACGAACAGATGTTCTGCAATATGCTTCCAAAATCCCTGGTTTGAGAGAGCAGGAAGCCTTTAAGCAGGGGCCTTACAAGCTCAGCTTCTATGCCGATGAAACTCAGCTCAGTGATATCGAACAAAACATGCTGGAAATTCTCGAAGACCAGGAAATTCCCTGGTCGCTGATTTGTAGTGTCGATCCCTTCAATGGCGATGGACTCGTCGATTTATTGCCACAGGATATCTCCAAGGCTTATGCTCTCAAATGGTGGGCGGACTTTGCTGGTTACGAAGATTCTCAAATCGTGTTCGCGGGCGATTCTGGTAATGATTACGCGGCTTTTGTCAGTGGCTTTCGTGCGATCCTGGTGAATAACACGAATCAGAAAATTGTCGATCAAGTCGCACAGGAACATCATAAACTTGGTTACACCAACCGAATGTATCACGCCAAATCATCCGCCACGAGCGGAGTTCTGGAAGGTTGTCGGGCGTATCAGCTTTTCGATTGA
- a CDS encoding alpha-amylase family glycosyl hydrolase: MSNLLKTNPEAEISLRRLRPRLERFWQTTEASQEEIRDFDERLTEIWPRLFRLLIELYGDRYDFFYHLEEILLSAARAWCDRPQDLKELDRHRVYEDNWFRSEKLVGGALYVDLFSENLGRLRDCIPYFKDLGLTYLHLMPLFAVRPGDNDGGYAISNYRSVDPRLGTIEDLRLLGKDLREAGISLVLDFVFNHTSDDHEWAKQAQANDPEYRDFYYIFPDRTVPDQYERTLREIFPTVRRGNFTWHDGMEQWVWTTFNSYQWDLKYRNPAVFRAMLEEMLFLANVGVDILRLDAVAFIWKQMGTSCENLEQAHSVIQAYNALAKLAAPGLLFKSEAIVHPDDVVRYISPEECQISYNPTLMALLWESLATRETKLIRQSTSHRHQLPEETIWVNYLRCHDDIGWTFDDQDAAHVGINGYDHRQFLNNFYTGQYPGSFAHGVPFQHNHETGDMRISGTMASLAGLEQAIQQNDDQLKDLAIRRIQLLHGITLSIGGIPLLYLGEEWGMLNDYDFVKDPAKAGDTRWIHRPKMRWEFLEDLGDQLGSDERMIRRRLFNSVKRMIALRKSIPAISGLDLELVPLVNSHVFCFVRSQGGDRLIVAGNFSEEPQEISGNLLRTAGLGRFFEDVISETTFQTSSDLKLDPYQVVWLKRV; this comes from the coding sequence ATGAGCAACTTGTTGAAAACCAATCCTGAAGCTGAAATTTCACTAAGACGACTCCGACCACGACTTGAACGCTTCTGGCAAACGACCGAAGCGAGTCAGGAGGAAATCCGTGATTTTGATGAACGACTCACAGAGATCTGGCCGCGTTTATTTCGCCTGCTGATCGAACTGTATGGGGATCGCTACGATTTTTTCTATCATCTGGAAGAAATTCTCCTTTCAGCTGCCCGTGCCTGGTGTGACCGACCACAGGATCTGAAAGAACTCGATCGACATCGCGTCTATGAAGACAACTGGTTCCGCTCCGAAAAACTCGTTGGCGGGGCACTTTATGTCGATCTCTTCAGTGAAAATCTGGGACGGCTGCGCGACTGCATTCCCTACTTCAAAGATCTGGGACTGACCTATCTGCATCTGATGCCCCTGTTTGCCGTCCGCCCGGGCGATAACGATGGTGGTTATGCAATCAGCAATTATCGTTCAGTCGATCCCCGTCTCGGAACCATTGAAGATTTACGATTACTCGGAAAAGATTTACGGGAAGCCGGTATTTCACTCGTGCTCGATTTTGTGTTCAATCACACGTCTGATGATCACGAGTGGGCAAAACAGGCTCAGGCGAACGATCCTGAGTATCGAGACTTCTATTACATCTTTCCTGATCGCACAGTTCCCGATCAGTATGAGCGTACGTTACGTGAAATTTTCCCGACCGTACGGCGTGGGAATTTCACCTGGCACGATGGGATGGAACAATGGGTCTGGACGACCTTCAACAGCTATCAATGGGATTTAAAGTATCGTAATCCAGCCGTCTTCCGGGCGATGCTCGAAGAGATGTTGTTTCTGGCAAATGTGGGTGTCGATATCCTCAGGCTCGATGCGGTTGCCTTCATCTGGAAACAGATGGGAACCTCCTGCGAGAATCTTGAGCAGGCTCATTCGGTCATTCAGGCGTACAATGCACTAGCAAAACTGGCTGCTCCCGGACTTCTGTTTAAGTCGGAAGCGATTGTGCATCCCGATGATGTGGTCCGGTATATCTCCCCGGAAGAATGTCAGATTTCTTACAACCCAACGCTCATGGCGTTGTTGTGGGAGTCGCTGGCAACACGTGAGACAAAACTGATTCGACAATCAACCAGTCATCGGCATCAATTGCCTGAAGAAACGATTTGGGTGAACTATCTCCGCTGTCACGATGACATCGGCTGGACTTTCGATGACCAAGATGCTGCTCACGTCGGCATCAATGGATACGATCATCGTCAGTTCCTGAACAACTTCTACACGGGTCAATATCCTGGCTCATTCGCGCATGGTGTTCCCTTTCAGCATAACCACGAAACGGGTGATATGCGGATTTCCGGGACGATGGCTTCACTCGCCGGGCTGGAGCAGGCGATTCAACAAAACGATGATCAACTCAAAGATCTCGCGATTCGCCGTATTCAGTTGCTGCATGGAATCACGCTCTCAATCGGCGGGATTCCACTCTTATATCTCGGTGAAGAATGGGGCATGTTGAATGATTACGATTTCGTCAAAGACCCCGCCAAAGCCGGGGATACTCGTTGGATTCATCGCCCGAAAATGCGCTGGGAATTTCTCGAAGACCTTGGCGATCAACTCGGTTCCGATGAACGCATGATTCGTCGTCGCCTTTTCAATTCTGTTAAACGGATGATCGCCCTGCGAAAGTCGATCCCGGCCATCAGCGGCCTGGATTTGGAACTTGTCCCACTGGTCAACTCGCACGTCTTTTGTTTTGTCCGCAGTCAGGGAGGAGATCGCCTGATCGTAGCAGGTAACTTTTCAGAAGAACCTCAGGAGATCTCAGGAAACCTGCTCCGAACTGCAGGTCTGGGGCGATTCTTTGAAGATGTAATTTCAGAAACCACTTTCCAGACATCTTCCGACTTGAAACTGGATCCTTATCAAGTCGTCTGGCTGAAGCGAGTTTGA
- the rdgB gene encoding RdgB/HAM1 family non-canonical purine NTP pyrophosphatase — translation MSSTPEIVLASRNAKKAAEIDVLLQPYGIHVRPVSDFPNATEVVEDGTSFSENAAKKARQTAKETGLWAIGEDSGICVDALKGAPGIYSARFSGPDATDEKNNQFLQEQLQDVPSAKRTAHYVCHVALADPSGEVRLHVERTCNGVIIREPRGENGFGYDPYFLIREYGKTFGELSPVVKKAISHRARAFGELIPKLLGENLFSQE, via the coding sequence GTGTCCTCTACACCTGAAATAGTTCTCGCAAGTCGAAATGCGAAGAAAGCGGCTGAGATTGATGTGCTGCTGCAGCCGTATGGGATTCACGTGCGTCCGGTTTCTGACTTCCCCAATGCCACGGAAGTGGTGGAAGACGGCACAAGTTTTTCAGAGAATGCTGCCAAGAAAGCCCGTCAGACAGCTAAAGAAACTGGTCTCTGGGCGATTGGCGAAGACAGCGGAATCTGTGTCGACGCTCTCAAAGGAGCCCCCGGAATCTACTCGGCTCGATTCAGTGGCCCCGATGCGACCGATGAGAAGAACAATCAATTTCTTCAGGAACAACTCCAGGATGTTCCTTCAGCAAAGCGGACTGCTCATTATGTTTGTCACGTTGCTTTGGCAGATCCTTCAGGTGAGGTGCGTTTACATGTCGAACGGACCTGTAATGGAGTCATCATTCGCGAACCACGCGGCGAAAACGGCTTCGGGTATGATCCTTATTTTCTGATTCGCGAATACGGAAAAACCTTCGGCGAGCTCTCACCGGTCGTCAAGAAAGCGATCAGCCATCGCGCCCGTGCGTTTGGCGAGCTTATCCCGAAGTTGTTGGGGGAAAATCTTTTCTCGCAAGAATAA
- a CDS encoding HAD-IIB family hydrolase has translation MSETKFSDAKIALISLHGLIRGHEPELGRDADTGGQVKYVLELAKELGQRKDVSEVELITRQIFDSRVSDDYAQVEEQLADNVRIIRLPFGPKKYLRKEALWPYIEMFIDQALIHFKRHGLPDIIHGHYADAGLAGAYLSRLLHIPFVFTGHSLGRVKRERLMANASNAANIEKTYNLTQRIEAEEFALETAAMVVTSTNQEVEQQYGIYDHYIPARMEVIPPGVDLDSFTTDPVDAEKTPIVQQLNRFLREPDKPIILAMARPDERKNLEMLVKIFGESERLQEAANLVMILGTREDLRDLPKSQRKIIRHVMTIIDVYDLYGKIAYPKSHHPSEVPLLYRYVTQTRGVFVNAALTEPFGLTLLEAAGSGLPIVATNDGGPRDIIANCKNGLLVDPLDEKAIEHALLRILTDPEKWDEWSKNGLEGAREHYAWSNHARRYLRDLNDILSTSPPPALASPANRRQIPKFDRMIITDLDNTLTGDDEALHELIEMIKANPNVGFGIATGRPLASAKKLIEELNLPMPDFLDIAVGTELYYGKDLVLDTSWRNQIGYQWKRDEICEALSSLPGFYMQSDDHQSEFKISYEIDKSKAPNLTEIKRTLRQAGLKASVVLSLDMYLDIIPVRGGSEYSMRHFLYRWGFAPEKVLVGGDCGNDEGMLKGRTLGVVVGNHSPELNRLKKWPRIYFAEGHHARGIIEGIHYYQFLDNIIIPNDSVDEQLVENQS, from the coding sequence ATGAGCGAAACGAAATTCTCCGACGCTAAAATTGCCTTGATCAGTCTGCATGGTTTAATTCGTGGCCATGAACCTGAACTGGGACGTGATGCCGATACCGGTGGGCAGGTCAAGTATGTGCTTGAGCTGGCTAAGGAACTTGGGCAGAGAAAAGATGTTTCCGAAGTCGAGTTGATTACCCGGCAGATTTTCGACAGTCGTGTCAGTGACGACTATGCTCAGGTCGAAGAACAACTGGCAGATAATGTCCGCATCATCCGTTTACCATTTGGCCCCAAAAAATATCTTCGCAAAGAAGCCCTCTGGCCTTACATTGAAATGTTTATCGACCAGGCTTTGATCCATTTCAAACGACATGGTTTGCCCGACATTATTCACGGACACTACGCCGATGCAGGTCTGGCAGGGGCTTACCTCTCCCGATTGCTGCATATTCCGTTTGTGTTCACGGGTCATTCACTTGGACGTGTGAAACGGGAACGCTTGATGGCTAATGCCTCCAATGCCGCGAATATCGAGAAGACATACAACCTGACCCAGCGAATTGAAGCGGAAGAATTCGCCCTCGAAACCGCGGCTATGGTGGTGACTAGTACGAATCAGGAAGTCGAACAGCAATATGGCATATACGATCACTACATTCCTGCTCGCATGGAAGTGATCCCGCCCGGTGTCGATCTGGATTCGTTTACAACGGATCCGGTTGATGCGGAGAAGACTCCCATTGTGCAACAACTCAATCGTTTTTTGCGAGAGCCAGACAAGCCAATTATTCTGGCGATGGCTCGTCCCGATGAGCGGAAAAATCTGGAAATGCTCGTCAAGATTTTTGGGGAAAGCGAGAGACTTCAGGAAGCCGCCAATCTGGTGATGATCCTCGGTACACGCGAGGACCTCCGCGATTTGCCCAAAAGTCAACGCAAGATTATCCGACACGTGATGACCATCATCGATGTCTATGATCTGTACGGAAAAATTGCCTATCCGAAATCACACCACCCTTCTGAAGTACCTTTGCTTTATCGGTACGTCACACAGACACGCGGCGTATTCGTGAATGCCGCTCTGACGGAACCATTTGGTCTCACTCTGCTTGAAGCGGCTGGCTCAGGACTGCCTATTGTCGCCACCAACGATGGGGGGCCGCGGGATATTATTGCCAACTGCAAAAACGGCTTGCTGGTCGATCCGCTCGATGAAAAAGCGATAGAACATGCCCTGCTCAGGATATTAACCGATCCTGAAAAATGGGATGAGTGGTCAAAAAATGGACTCGAAGGGGCTCGCGAACATTATGCCTGGTCGAATCATGCCCGTCGATATCTACGGGATTTGAATGATATTCTTTCGACTTCCCCACCACCGGCGTTGGCCAGCCCTGCGAATCGGCGGCAGATCCCCAAGTTTGATCGGATGATTATTACCGATCTCGACAACACGTTGACAGGCGATGATGAAGCCCTGCACGAGTTAATCGAAATGATCAAAGCGAACCCGAATGTCGGCTTCGGAATCGCGACGGGGCGGCCGCTGGCCAGTGCAAAGAAGCTGATTGAAGAATTAAACCTGCCGATGCCCGATTTTCTGGATATCGCCGTCGGAACCGAGCTGTATTACGGCAAAGATCTGGTACTCGATACCAGTTGGCGGAATCAGATTGGCTATCAGTGGAAACGGGATGAAATCTGCGAGGCTTTGTCGAGTTTACCGGGTTTCTACATGCAGTCGGACGATCATCAATCGGAATTCAAAATTAGTTACGAAATCGATAAATCCAAGGCTCCCAATCTGACCGAGATCAAACGCACATTGCGGCAGGCGGGTTTGAAGGCCAGTGTTGTTCTTTCGCTCGATATGTATCTGGATATCATTCCCGTTCGAGGCGGAAGTGAATACAGTATGCGACATTTTCTGTATCGCTGGGGTTTTGCTCCGGAAAAAGTGCTCGTTGGCGGAGATTGCGGTAATGATGAAGGAATGCTAAAAGGGCGGACGTTAGGTGTTGTCGTCGGAAACCACAGTCCTGAGTTGAATCGACTCAAGAAGTGGCCCCGAATTTACTTCGCAGAAGGGCATCACGCGCGGGGTATTATTGAAGGGATTCATTACTATCAATTCCTGGACAACATCATCATTCCAAACGACAGTGTCGATGAGCAACTTGTTGAAAACCAATCCTGA